A part of Candidatus Rokuibacteriota bacterium genomic DNA contains:
- a CDS encoding carbon-nitrogen hydrolase family protein translates to MAGSGSLFVAAAVQAAPVYLNRAATVDKACDLIREAGRGGARLVAFPEVFVPGFPHWLYLDRPQANERHFVELVREAVEVPGPATDALGRAARAASAYVVIGVNERSRRSAGELFNTNLIFAPDGALLGWHRKLMPTYAEKLIWSFGDGSTLRVHDTAIGRLGTLCCGENTNPLARFALIAQGEQVHVANYPARPAGDAVDLRYNIQIRSAAHAFEGACFVVVAGSLISPEMREFLGDTPEKRRLLGDGSQTFTGILGPNGKVLAGPAADDAEEIVYGTIDLEAIIGQKIHHDVAGNYNRFDVLSLTLNRSPLTAIREVTAAPIGMEITGPETWRLLGELRRRAGSASPEELRALVESLLASLPAGPPDA, encoded by the coding sequence GTGGCGGGTAGCGGAAGCCTCTTCGTCGCCGCCGCCGTCCAGGCGGCCCCGGTGTACCTAAACCGGGCCGCCACGGTGGACAAGGCCTGCGACTTGATCCGCGAGGCCGGGCGCGGCGGGGCGCGGCTGGTCGCGTTTCCGGAGGTCTTCGTCCCCGGCTTTCCCCACTGGCTCTACCTGGACCGGCCGCAGGCCAACGAGCGCCATTTCGTCGAGCTCGTGCGGGAGGCCGTCGAGGTTCCCGGCCCCGCGACCGACGCGCTCGGCCGGGCCGCCAGGGCCGCCTCGGCCTACGTCGTCATCGGGGTCAACGAGCGGAGCCGTCGGAGCGCGGGCGAGCTGTTCAACACCAATCTGATCTTCGCCCCGGACGGCGCGCTCCTGGGCTGGCACCGGAAGCTCATGCCCACCTACGCGGAGAAGTTGATCTGGAGTTTCGGCGACGGTTCGACGCTCCGGGTGCACGACACGGCGATCGGTCGCCTCGGCACCCTCTGCTGCGGAGAGAACACGAACCCGCTGGCGCGCTTCGCCCTCATCGCCCAGGGAGAGCAGGTCCACGTGGCCAACTACCCGGCGCGCCCGGCGGGAGACGCCGTGGACCTCAGGTACAACATCCAGATCCGCTCGGCCGCCCACGCCTTCGAGGGGGCATGCTTCGTCGTGGTGGCCGGGAGCCTGATCAGCCCGGAGATGCGTGAATTCCTCGGCGACACTCCGGAGAAGCGCCGGCTCCTCGGCGACGGGAGCCAGACCTTCACCGGGATCCTGGGGCCCAACGGCAAGGTCCTGGCAGGGCCCGCGGCGGACGACGCGGAAGAGATCGTGTACGGGACGATCGACCTCGAGGCGATCATCGGCCAGAAGATCCACCACGACGTGGCCGGCAACTACAACCGCTTCGATGTGCTCTCGCTCACGCTGAACCGTTCCCCCCTGACCGCGATCCGCGAGGTGACGGCGGCGCCCATCGGAATGGAGATCACGGGGCCCGAGACGTGGCGGCTCCTCGGCGAGCTCAGGCGGCGCGCCGGCTCCGCCTCGCCGGAGGAGCTCCGCGCGCTGGTGGAGTCGCTCCTCGCCTCGCTGCCCGCCGGCCCTCCCGACGCTTGA